In Nitratireductor mangrovi, the genomic window TATGAGCAGGTCTGCGCAGCTGAAAAGCGGCGCCGGCGCAAACGCAAGCTCATGCCGGACCCCGCAGCGCGGGTCTTCATCAATGAAGACGTCTGCGAGGGATGCGGAGACTGCTCCGTCCAGTCCAACTGCATGAGCATCTTGCCCAAAGAGACGGCGTTTGGACGCAAGCGGCGTATCGACCAGTCCTCCTGCAACAAGGACTTCTCCTGCGTCGAGGGATTCTGTCCGTCTTTCGTGGTGGTTGAGGGCGGCAGGCTGCGCAGGGATTCCGGTAAGCTTGACCGGAGCCGGCTTGCAGCCATCCCCGACGTCCCGGTCGCCGAATTCGACAATTGCAACGTGCTCATAACCGGTGTCGGCGGCACCGGTGTCGTCACCATCGGTAGCGTACTTGCGATGGCCGCAAATCTGGTGGGCAAGGGTGCCAGCAGCTACAACATGACCGGCCTGGCGCAGAAGGGCGGCGCCGTCTTCAGCCACCTGCGGCTGACGTCCTCTCCGGACGGCCTTCGCGGTTCGCAAATCGGTTCAGGCACCGCCGACCTCGTACTCGGCTGCGATTTGGTAACCGCCGCCGGAGCCGACGGGCTGAAGGCCTGCTCGCCTGCCAAGACCAAGGCGCTGCTCGGCGCGCAGCCTGCGCCGACCGCCGCTTTCCAGTCGAACCGAGACTACCGCATTGACGACAAGGCGCTCATCGCCGCTGTCCGGATGGCTTGCGACGAAGCCATCGCCGTCGACGCGGAGGAGGTTTCCGAGCGCCTGCTGGGTGACAAGATCGGCGCCAACATGTTCATGGTCGGCTATGCGTATCAGAAGGGCTGGCTGCCCTTGGCAAGCGAAGCCATCATCAAGGCGATCGAACTCAACGGCGCGGCCGTTCAGCTCAATCTTGACGCATTTGCGCTCGGGCGACTGGCCGTCGTGGAGCCCAACGCGGTGCGCCCCGACATCGAGGTCTCGGGCATACCCGATACCCTGGAAGGAATCATTGCGCACCGCAGCGCCCACCTGACCCGTTTCCAGAATATGCGCTGGGCGCGGCGCTACAAGGCACTTGTGGACAAGGTCCGGCTTGCAGAGCAACGTGTCGCACCGGGGTCGGAACGCCTGGCGCAGGCAGCGGCAATCAACCTTGCCAGACTGATGTCCTACAAGGACGAATACGAGGTCGCCCGCCTTTATGTCGACTCCGCCTGGAAGGCACGTCTGGCGCGGACATTCGAGGGGCAGGAACGCCTCTCTTTGTGGCTGGCGCCACCGCTGCTCGCCCGGATCGATAAGGAAACCGGCCGTCCGAAGAAGATGAAGTTTGGCCCCTGGATATTCCACGCCATGGCTGTCCTTTCGAAGCTGCGTTTCCTGCGGGGAACGAGGCTCGATCCATTCGGCTATTCGAGGGAGCGCCAGCAGGAAAGGGATCTCATCCGCAGCTACGAGGCGGACCTGGAAACACTCATCTCCAGTCTGACGGAGGCCAATCTCGATCTCGCTGTCGAGGTCGCGTCCGTGCCGGATGCCATTCGCGGCTTCGGACCCGTCAAGCAAAAGGCGATTGAAACGGCCGCTGCCGCTCGCGCGCGCCTGATGTCGAGGTTTGCCTCCCCGATAGTTGAAGAGGAAGTTGCCGCATGAAAGTCCTCGTTCCTGTTAAGCGGGTGATCGATGCGAACGTGAAGCCGCGGGTGAAGGCCGACGGCTCGGGCGTCGAGTTGGCGAATGTGAAGATGTCGATGAACCCGTTCGACGAGATTTCGGTCGAGGAAGCGATCCGTCTCAAGGAGGCCGGCAAGGTCGAGGAGATCGTGGCGGTTTCGATCGGCCCGCAGCAGGCTCAGGAGACGATCCGCACCGCGCTTGCCATGGGCGCCGACCGCGGCATCCTGGTCAAGACCGACGACTCGGTCGAACCGCTGGCGGTGGCCAATATCCTGAAGGGCATCGTGGACGAGGAAAAGCCCGAACTGGTGATCCTCGGCAAGCAGGCGATCGACGACGATTCCAACCAGACCGGACAGATGCTGGCTGCGCTTCTGGGTTGGGCGCAGGGGACGTTTGCCTCCAAGGTCGAGCTCGACGGCGGCAAGGCGAAAGTGACGCGCGAAGTCGACGGTGGCCTGCAGACGGTGGAACTGACGCTGCCGGCGGTGGTGACCACGGACCTGCGTCTGAACCAGCCGCGCTACGCCTCGCTGCCCAACATCATGAAGGCCAAGAAGAAGCCGCTCGACGAGAAGGCGCCGGGCGATTACGGCGTCGACACCGCGCCGCGGCTGAAGGTTCTCAAGACCGAGGAGCCGGGCGGCCGCAAGGCGGGCGTGAAGGTCAAGGACGTGGCCGAGCTCGTTGACAAGCTCAAGAACGAAGCCGGCGTGCTCTGAGGAATTCCGCCGGCCTGTAAGCGGCCGGCTTTTTTCGCTTCCGGTGCACACGTACCAAAGTACGCTCCGCTCCGGGTCTCGAATCCAGCCGCTTTCGGCACGATCTGACCGGAGTTCCGGCGTCCGGTGCCAGGGCGGCAAGCAAGGGAAAAGACCATGGCCACATTGCTGATTGCCGAACACGACAACGAAACCCTTTCCGACCAGACCGCCAAGGCGCTGTCGGCCGCGGCCGGGCTCGGCGGTGACGTCGACATCCTGGTCGCCGGCAAGGGCGCGAAGGGCGTCGCCGACGCCGCCGCAAAGCTTGCCGGCGTGCGCAAGGTGCTGCTGGCCGAGGCCGACGCGCTCGACCAGCGCCTGGCCGAGCCGCTGGCCGCGCTGATCGTGTCGCTTGCCGACGGCTACGACGCACTGGTGGCGCCGGCCACGACCATGGGCAAGAACGTGATGCCGCGCGCGGCCGCGTTGCTTGACGTCATGCAGGTCTCCGACATCATCGAGGTCGTCGACGCCAAGACCTTCAAGCGGCCGATCTATGCCGGCAACGCCATCCAGACAGTCGAGGCGAGCGACGCCAGGAAGGTGATCACGGTACGCACCGCCGCCTTCCAGGCCGCGGGCGAAGGCGGCTCGGCGTCGGTCGAGACCGTCGCCGCGGCCGATGATCCGGGCGTGTCGAGCTTCGTGGAGAACAAGCTGTCGGAAAGCGACCGCCCGGAGCTGACCTCGGCCAAGATCATCATCTCGGGCGGCCGTGCGCTCGGTTCGTCGGAGAAGTTCCAGGAGGTCATCCTTCCGGTCGCCGACAAGCTGGGCGCGGCCGTCGGCGCCAGCCGCGCCGCGGTCGATGCCGGCTATGCGCCCAACGACTGGCAGGTCGGCCAGACCGGCAAGGTCGTCGCGCCCGACCTCTACATCGCCTGCGGCATTTCCGGCGCCATCCAGCACCTGGCCGGCATGAAGGATTCCAAGGTCATCGTCGCCATCAACAAGGACGAGGAAGCGCCCATCTTCCAGGTCGCCGACTACGGCCTCGTCGCCGACCTCTTCCAGGCCCTGCCGGAACTCAACGGTAAGCTTTAGGTGGTCGGACACTTCGTAAGCGACCGATGCACGAGCGACTTTGCTTTGCGCTCTACCAAAGGCACAGGCTCCTGGAAACACCTGGCGCACGGCATCGCGGCTCGACTGACCGCCGCGAAATGACGATCCGCCGGCTCGACAAGGTCTATCACGTCGAGCGCGTGACCTCGCGTGACGTGGTCGGCGGGTGAGGGCGTCCGATCGTACAGTCGTTGGTGGCAAGTCGCTCCGGGCCAGCACTTTGCCTACGAGAAGAACTCGTCGTCCTCGGCTTCCAGGCCGCTGAACTCCCATGGCTTCGGGCCGAGGGGAGAGCTGGTGGTCACCCGGCTCCGGGATGACGGCGAGAGGCCGAGTTCACACATGAACTTGTGCATGAGCTCGACATTCTTGTTGGCGATCGCCAGCCAGGGAGAGGGCTGCACGTAGCCGGCAGGCGTCTTGAGCAGCGTCGGCGTTTCCTTCAGCCGTTTTTCGGCTTCCACCCAGCTCCCGGACACGCTTGATCCTGCAGTGGGCGTTCTTGGTCTCATCAATCCCTCTGGATGTTCCCTTGCTTGCGTCCGGCATTGGCATCAGCTTGCCTGCGCACCGCGTTCGGCAGCCACAGTCGCGAAGGACGCATCGCTGCCTTCCAGCATGGCCGTCTCGCCGGTGAAGGACTGCCAGCGCTTCACAGCCACATCGACATAGGCCGGGTCGAGCTCGATGGCATGGCAGCATCGCCCCGTCATCTCTGCGGCTATGATTGTCGTGCCGGATCCACTGAACGGCTCGTAGACGGCCTGACCGGGAGAGGAATTGTTCTCGATCGGCCGGCGCATGCACTCCACCGGCTTCTGCGTGCCATGGCCGCTGTCGTTCTTGCGGTGCGGTATCTGCCAGACGGTCGTCTGCTTGCGGTCGCCCTTCCAGTGGCCCTTCCTGCCCTTGCGCACAGCGTACCACGCCGGCTCATGTTGCCAGTGATAGTCCCCGCGGCCGATCACCAGGCGGGTCTTGTCCCATACGATCTGGGACCGGATCGCAAAGCCCGAGGCCTCGAGGCTTTCCGCCACGATCCCGGCGTGAAGGGCGCCGTGCCAGACATAGGCGACATCGCCTGGGAAGAGCGCCCAGGCCTCACGCCAGTCGGCGCGGTCGTCGTTGGCCACCTTGCCGGTCGCAAGCCCCTCGGCACCATTCAGCTTCCCGCGCCAGGCCGGATCGTAGTTGACGCCATAGGGAGGATCGGTGACCAGCAGGTGAGGGGAGACGCCACCCAGCAGGCGAGCCACATCCGCTTCACTGGTGGCATCACCGCAGATCAGACGATGGTTGCCGAGGACCCAGAGATCGCCGGGACGGCTCGCAGGCGTAGCGGGCGGGGCAGGGATGGCATCCGGATCGGTGAGGCCAGTCGTGCCGCGCGCAGTCAGCGCCGCGATCTCCTCCTCGCCGAACCCGGTCAGGGCCAGATCGAAGCCCAGGCTCTCCAGATCGCCGAACTCCAGCGCCAACAGCTCGTTGTCCCACCCGGCGTTGAGCGCCAGCCTGTTGTCGGCGATGACGTAGGCGCGCCTTTGTGCCTCGCTGAGACCTGCAAGCTCGATGACCGGAATCTGTGCCATGCCGAGCTTTCTCGCCGCCAGCAACCGTCCGTGGCCGGCAACGACCCCGTTCTCGCCGTCGACCAGGATGGGGTTGGTCCACCCGAACTCCCGGATGGATGCCGCGATCTCCGCCACCTGCGCCTCGGAATGAGTGCGCGCGTTGCGGGCGTACGGGATCAGTATGTCGAGGGGTCTGTAATCCAGCTGAAGAGAACGATCGCCTGTGGTCATGATTGCCCGGAGCACCTTGCAAGGAACAAAGCCGCATACTTCATTAATCGCATGATATATCGGTCACAACCATCTGTGAATCATGACATTTGACGTCATTCGTACGCGCCGCTACGCTCTCCTGCGACAGATCGGTCGGACTCGACTTTGCCCGCGAAACCAGGGACGCCGAAACCGCGGTTGAAGGTTTCGGCACAGACTCCGGATGATGACGGCAATGACGCTTGTGACGCTTCCGCCTTCCTATCACTTCGACAAGAAATGCTCGTCAGACGGATAACATCAGGCAAGCGTCACTAGCGTCACAAGTGTCAGTCACCCCTGAGGATCGCAACGTCGGAGGTGGTCTGTCTATGTGAGCGTCAGTCGCCACTCTTTTTCGGTCTGCGTCCTTTCCGCTTCCATGCCTCCGGGGCCAGCTCACGGCGCAACGCCTCTACGGCGCGCTTCGGGATGGCGCCGTGAAAGGCCTCGTTTGCCTCCTGATGGTCTTCTTCTCTGGAGGGTTGTCGCCCGGAGGATGCGCATTGTTCGACACGGTTGTTGTACCATTTGCGCAGCGCGGATGATGAGAAGCCCTTTGCCCTGTCCTTCTCGTCGCCAGCCTCGACATGTGCGGGGAAAATCAGGATCTGGGTGACCTCAACCCCCGGCCCGGATGCCGTCGCCCTCCTGATGTCGATCTCCAGGTCTCGCCAGCGATCGGCCCTGATGGCCTGTCGCGGAGCGTCGAGCGGAGCCTGGCTCGAATATCCACGAGCAATCACCTCTCCACGCAAGAGCTTTCCCAAGAGTTCGGCTCTCAGATCGAGGAGTCGAAGACGAAACCTCGCATGATTCCTCTGGAACTCGAGGGTCTCTGCGGCGTCCCACATTGGATCGATATTCGCCTCGTCGCCATAGCCAGCGAGGTCCAGCTCATAGGCCATCTCTGCAAGACGGGGACGGACGAAATGAAACAAGGCTTCCCACGGGGGTACACCATCAGCCGGGTCCATGCGTTCCCAAATCGGGCGCGGATCACGCTCGAAGAACTCGTCCTCCGATTCGTCGGCTACCCAGGGTTTGCGGTGCTTTCCAGTCAATGGCTTCGACCCATGCACTGGTGACTCTATGGCCGAATTTGCGCGCCCGTGCTTGCAATTCCGGGACCTGTCGTAAACCGCGCGTGAATAAATCGGCCATTGGTGGCCGGTTTTTGGGTTCGTGGCGAATGCCGGCAGTCTGTGCGCATGAACGGCGGCACGAGGCAACGAACATCATGACATCGCATCTCGACGAACACGGCCTGGCGCAGAGATGGCACCTAAGCACCAGAACGCTTCAGCGCTGGCGCCAGATCGGAACCGGACCGGCTTATCTGCGGTTGGGAGGGCGCATCGCCTACGATCTGTCGGACGTCCTTGCGTTCGAACGGAAATGTCGGGTCCTGCCGTTCACGACCGAGCATTCGGAACGAGGCGATGCCTGATGGGACGGCGATCTGACAATCAGCTGTCGAATGGTGCCCCGGCTCTCAGCGACGATGCACTGGCTCTGGAATTCGCCCAGGCCCAGGAGGATTACATCAGGCTGATCCCCGAGACCGGATCATGGATGGTTTGGAACGGCGTGTGCTGGCGTCCCGATCGCAACACGGTTCGGGAAACCATCCGCCGGGTGTGTCGAGAAGCGGCCGCCGAAGCCGAAGACAGGAATGTCGCCATGCGGCTTGCCTCCGCCGCCAAAGTGACGGCGGTCGAAGCCCTTGCCCGGTCGGACAGCCGTCTCGTTGCCCGCGCTGAGCGCTGGGACAGCGATCCATGGCAACTCAACACGTTGGCCGGTATCATCGACCTGCAGACCGGCCAATTGGAAGCACATGATCCGCAGCGGTCGATGACGAAGCTCGCAGGGGCTGTGCCGGGCGGTGCGGCGCCGCGTTGGGAGCGGTTTCTGGGACAGATTACCGAGGCCGACAACGACCTGGCGGCCTATCTCCAGCGGGTTGCTGGCTACTGCTTGACGGGTTCGACCCGTGAGCATGCGATGTTTTTCCTGCTCGGACGAGGAGCCAACGGCAAATCCGTCTTTACGAGCGTCCTGAGCGCACTTCTCGGCGACTATGCCTCGACGGCGGCGACCGACCTGCTCACGGCGACTCATCTAGCTCGTCATCCGACAGAACTGGCGCATCTGCAGGGCCAACGCCTGGTCCTTGTGCCCGAGGTAGAGCGACGTGTCCGCTTCGCTGAAAACCGCCTCAAGGCGCTGACCGGCGGCGACCAGATCGCCGCGCGCTTCATGCGCCAGGACTTCTTCACCTATGTGCCTCAGTTCAAGCTGATGGTCACAGGCAATCAGTTGCCGCTCCTGGATGGTGTCGACGAGGCCGTAAGACGGAGGCTTCAGATCATTCCATTCAGAAAGGTCGTTCCAATGGTGGAGCGGAACCCGTCATTGATCGACGATCTGCTACATGAGCGCGACGGCATATTCAGTTGGGCGATCGAAGGCTGTCGCGAGTGGTTTCGCCAGGGATTGAACCCACCGGCGGCCGTTAATGAACTCGCGCGGTTCTATCTGGATAACCAGGATGCGATCGGCCGTTTCATTGCCGACCGTTGCGAGGTCGATGCAAGCCTCTCAGTCGGCAGTACGACGCTCTTCAAGAGCTGGCTGAAATGGGCCGACGAGGCAGGCGAACAGGCAAGCACACAGCGGGCGTTCGTCCAGGAATTGCAGTCCCGAGGCCACCCGCCAGCCCGTAGCGCCACGCAGCGCCTCATCCGCGGGCTAGCGTTGAGAGAGCAGGGGGACCTGGCGTGAATCCGCTTCATCCCCGCTATATGTCGACAAGGGAACGTCTTGCTGTCCTTGCAGCCATCCTTGCTCTCGGCCTGATCCGGCTGAGGCTTCGACAGTCAAGCGAACTATCTGGCGATGATGCAGACAAGTCGCTTCACTTCGGCGCCCGGGAGAGCGTGTGTCGGGACGACCGCAAGGGAGAGTTCCGATGACAACAGTCTCCACGAACGACGCGACCGGCAGGGGAGGCCGCCATGACGATCCGGCCGTTCTTGCCCGCCTGGCCGCGCTCAAGGCGGCAACGGCGCCCGAACTGAAGGCGCAGTGGCGAGACTTGTTCGACAGCGAACCGCCGCCGTTCAACCGCCGCTACCTGGAAAGCCGGCTCGCCTACCGCATCCAGGAATTGGCCTATGGAGGGTTGAGGCCCGAGACGATCCGCCGGCTGGAGCGGCTGGGAGAGGAACTGGACGGCGGCGACCGCAAAAAGCGCAGCCTGCGCGCCGACCGCGACCGACCGATCACCGGCACGCGGTTGCTGCGGGAATGGCAAGGTGAAGAACAGGTCGTCACAGTGACCGCTGACGGCTTCGAATGGCAGGGGCGGCCCTACAAGTCGCTGTCGGCGATCGCGCGGGCCATCACTGGCACGCGCTGGAACGGGTGGGTGTTCTTCGGCCTCAAGAACCACAGGGCGCGGACATGACGAAGCTCTCGGAGAACCAGAAGATCGTGCGCAAGCAGCGGTGTGCCATCTACACGCGCAAATCCTCCGAGGAAGGGCTGGAACAGGAGTTCAACTCGCTGCACGCCCAGCGCGAGGCGTGCGAGGCCTTCATTGCCAGCCAGCGGTCGGAGCGCTGGGTGTTGGTCCGTGATCAGTACGATGATGGCGGCATCTCCGGCGGTACGCTCGACCGCCCCGGTCTGCAGCGCCTGTTGGAGGATATCGAGGACGGACTGGTTGACGTGGTGGTGGTCTACAAGATCGACCGCCTCAGTCGGTCGCTCGCCGACTTCGCCAAGCTGGTCGAGGTGTTCGACCGCAACGGCGTGACCTTCGTCTCGGTCACACAGAGCTTCAACACGACGACGTCCATGGGCCGGCTGACGCTGAACATCCTGCTCAGCTTCGCCCAGTTCGAGCGCGAGGTGACGGCCGAGCGCATTCGCGACAAGTTTGCCGCCAGCCGCAAGAAGGGCATGTGGATGGGTGGGATGCCGCCCTACGGCTACCACGCCCTGAACCGGAAACTGGTCATCGACGACGAAGCCGCCGCGCATGTCCGCTGGATCTTCGCCCGCTTCCTCGAGATCGGCTCGGGCACGGAACTGGCCCGCGAGGTTGCTCAGCGCGGCATCCGGACGACCCGAGGCAACCGGATCGACAAGAAATACATCTACCGGATGCTGAACAACCGCGCCTATATCGGCGAGGCGGTCCACAAGGGCGACAGCTATCCCGGCGAGCACGACGCGATCATCGACCGCGAGACGTGGGACCGCGTCCACGCCATCCTCCAGGAAAGCCCCCGTAAACGCGCCGCGCGCACCCGCGCCGAGACGCCCGCACTTTTGAAGGGCCTGCTGTTCGGGCCCGATGGTGCCGCCTTCTCGCCAACGCACACGCGTAAGGGCGGCAAGCTCTACCGCTACTATGTCAGCCAAACGGTGCTGAAGCACGGCGCCGGATCCTGCCCGGTCGGCCGCGTGCCAGCAGGGGAGATCGAGTCCGCGGTCATCGACCAGCTCCGTGCAGTATTCCGCCAGCCGGAGATCGTGGCAGGGACGTGGAAAGCTGCACGCGTCCACGCCGACGGCATCACCGAATCCGACGCCCGCGCGGCCCTGCAGCAGCTCGATCCGCTATGGGACGAACTGTTCCCCGCCGAGCAGGCCCGCATCGTGACGTTGCTGGTCGAGCGCGTCGATATCGGCACTGACGGGCTCAGCGTCCGCCTGCGCGTCGACGGGCTCGGCGGCCTAACGCGCGAAATGCTGACAGCCGACATCGGAGAGGCCGCATGAACCACGGCGCGCCCATCCCCGAGACAGTGACTCTTCATGTCCCGTTCCGCATCGTGAAGCGCGGCGGGCGGAAAGAGATGCAGATGCCCGAGGGCACCACGCAACCGCGGCGGACGGACAACACGCTGGTCAAGGCGTTGGCCCGCGCGTTCCGCTGGAAACGGATGCTGGAGTCGGGCGAGTTCGCCACCATCGCCGACCTGGCCGAGCGTGAGGGGATCGCGCCCTCCTACGTGACCCGCGTCCTGCGACTGACGCTGCTCGCGCCAGATATCGTCGAGGCGATCCTCGACGGCAGGCAGGGACCGGAGGTGACGCTGGCGCTGGAGCCGTTTCCGGTGGAGTGGGCAGCCCAATCGCACCATTTCGAGATTATCTCCTGAAGCCGCCGTTGTTGAACTGCGGAACGATGCTCGGAATTGAGCCCGAAGCTGGAATTACTCCAAACGTATCGCACGCAGATCCCCTGTGTGTCGTGAACATGGGTCGGGGAGTTTGCCGGGGCAGTTGATCGAACATCTGGGGTTCCAAGAGGTGCACCACTTGCCTTCATGGCCGTTCCGACTCCGCTTCCCGCGGTGCGCTGGTGGAGCATCCTGATCGGCGTCGCTGTGGCCGTAATTCTGGCCGTCGTTGCCTGGCTCTTTTTCAATCAGGCCGCCAACGCACAAGCAATCCGCGAGGTCAGCCAGGCGCTCCGAATCCCGCGGGCACCGCTCTACGTATACTTCGGCCTCTCCGCCGCACTTTCGGCGGTGATGGCCCTCGTGACCATTCCTTTGGGCCGGCTACACACCGGCGGGACAGAGCATATGGAGGACGCGCTGTGATTGTCGGCTCCATGGCCATGGCAACGGCGATTGTGCTAGCCTTCCTCCGCGTACCTCTGGCGTTCGCGCTTCTCGGCGCCTCGGTCGTCGGCATCGGGCTTGCGATCAACTTTAAGACCGCCTTCGCGGCGGGCTGGCACTCTCGACCATGGCCGCGTGCTCAGGCTTCGCCGCGGTCTCCGGCTCGTCCTACGCCACTGCGGCGACGATGGCCAAGGTGGCCTACCCGTCGATGAAAAAATACGGCTACTCGGACTCCTTGGCCGCGGGAACCATCGCGGCGGGCGGCACGCTGGGCATCTTGATCCCGCCGTCAATCATTATGGTGGTCTACGGCATCCTGACCCAGACCAACCTTGGCCACCTGTTTATCGCCGGTGTGATCCCGGGGCTCCTCGGCCTTGCCATGTATATGCTGGCCGTGCGCATCGTCGCGGGGCTCAACCCCGAGCACGCGCCGAGGGGCGAGCCCGTGGCCTGGCACAACAAGATCCGGGCGCTTGCGGGCGTCTGGCCCTTCGTCCTGCTGTTCGGGCTCATCATAGGCGGCCTCTACGGCAAGTTGTTCACCCCCACCGAGGCCGCCGGCATGAGCGCGGGACTCGCGATCCTGATCGCCTTCGCAACCCGTCGCCTCACGCTCAAGGTGTTGCGCGAGGTCATCATCGAGACCGCCTACACGTCGGTGGCACTCTACACGGTACTGTTCGGCGCGTTGATGCTGTCGAAACTGCTCAACATGTCGGGGCTGGCGTCGGACGTCCTCGAGATGGTGCAGGCCACCGGGATCGAGGGGGTGTCGCTGATCTTCGTTATCCTGCTCGTTTTCCTCGTGCTCGGCTGCGTGATGGATTCGATGGCGATCATTCTGATCTTCGTGCCGCTGTTCGCGCCTATTGTTGTCGCCCAGGGCTTCGACCTCGTCTGGTTCGGCATCGTCGTCGTCGTCGCAACCGAGATCGCGATGATCACCCCGCCGATCGGGATGAATGTGTTTGTTCTCAAGGCCGTGCTGCCTAATGTGAAGATCCAGCAAATTTTCACCGGGCTCGTCCCCTTCATCGCGGCCGACGTCGTCCGCCTCGCGATCCTCGTGTTGTTCCCGGCAATCTCACTCTGGCTCGGCTAGACGATCCGATGAGCCTGGCCGGCCTGCTCCGTGGGGCAGACATGTGCGGGACGGGGGCATTCGCGGTGGTAGGAGCCCTCGTGGCCTTGCGAAAAGAGATGGACGTTTTCGTCTTCATGTGGCTCGGCGCTCGACCGGCATCGGCGGCGGCACCCTGCGTGACCTCCTGCTCGGGAGCGATGTCTGCTGGGTCATCGACCCCAGGTCGCTTACCCTGTCCGTTGGTATGCATTTCGTCGCGAGTCTGGTCATGACGCGCCGGCGCTGGATCCTCTACCTCGACGCCTCGGGCTTTCGGTCGCCGCGGTCGTGGGATCGCTGAAGGCGCTCGAACTCGGCGATGCGGGGTTGGTCGCCGTGGTGATGGGGCTGTTCAGCGGTACGGCGGGAGGCATTTTCCCGCGATACGATCAGGAACAAGCCGAGCGTCATCCTGAGGCGCGAGATTTACATGACCGCAGCGACCGTTCACGTGCCAAAACAAATCGCAGTTTCGGGCCGATAGGCCCTAGCTATGGCGGGTGAACGGTGTTCCAAGCGCCGCCGGCATGCCGTTTCGCCCGGATCCGAACGCAAGCGCCACGATAGCCAACATGTAGGGGACTATGACGAAGAACTGGTATGGCACCATGGGCAGAACCGACTGGATCCGGATTTGTGACGCGTCGGCGATGCCGAAGACCAACGCCACGGCCACCGCAAGCCAGGGCTTCCAGCGCGCAAAGACGACACAGGCGATCGCCAGGAAGCCGCGCCCGGCCGTCATATTCTCGACGAAGCCCCACAGATGAGCCGTCGACAGAAACGCGCCGGCCGCACCCGCGAAAGCCCCACCGACCGTCACGCAGGCGAGCCGTATGCGGTCGACGTCGATGCCGGCGGCTGCGGCAGCGACCGGATACTCGCCGGCGGCCTTGATCATGATGCCGAGGCGCGTGGCACGGAACATCCAGGCCATGAGGGCTGCCGCGACCAGGGTGAGATACACGAGCGCATGCTGCCCGAACAGGACGGCCCCCACCACCGGAAGATCGGACAGGCCGAACAGATCGAGCGGCCGGAAGCCGGGAACGGCGACCGGCGACCCCGACATGCCGATGGTGAGACGATAGCCGTAGCCGGACAGGCCCATGCCGAGGAACAGGAGCGCGATGCCCGTGACGATCTGCTCGACCTTCAGGATGACCGAAAAATAGGCGTGCAGGGCACCCATCGCCGCGCCGCAGAAGATCGCGCCGGCCAGGCCGATCCAGGGGCTTTGCGTCTGCACTGCCATGAGGACGGCGACGAAGGCGCCGACCAGCATGATGCCCTCCAGGCCGACATTGATGACGCCGGACCGTTGTGCGAGCGTCTCGCCAAGCGCAGCCAGGGCGATTGGCGCCGCCAGCCGGATACCCGCCGCCAGAAGGGCGCTGACGAAAACCGCTTCATCCATCGGCCTATACCTCCTTCG contains:
- a CDS encoding electron transfer flavoprotein subunit beta/FixA family protein, whose product is MKVLVPVKRVIDANVKPRVKADGSGVELANVKMSMNPFDEISVEEAIRLKEAGKVEEIVAVSIGPQQAQETIRTALAMGADRGILVKTDDSVEPLAVANILKGIVDEEKPELVILGKQAIDDDSNQTGQMLAALLGWAQGTFASKVELDGGKAKVTREVDGGLQTVELTLPAVVTTDLRLNQPRYASLPNIMKAKKKPLDEKAPGDYGVDTAPRLKVLKTEEPGGRKAGVKVKDVAELVDKLKNEAGVL
- a CDS encoding electron transfer flavoprotein subunit alpha/FixB family protein, with the protein product MATLLIAEHDNETLSDQTAKALSAAAGLGGDVDILVAGKGAKGVADAAAKLAGVRKVLLAEADALDQRLAEPLAALIVSLADGYDALVAPATTMGKNVMPRAAALLDVMQVSDIIEVVDAKTFKRPIYAGNAIQTVEASDARKVITVRTAAFQAAGEGGSASVETVAAADDPGVSSFVENKLSESDRPELTSAKIIISGGRALGSSEKFQEVILPVADKLGAAVGASRAAVDAGYAPNDWQVGQTGKVVAPDLYIACGISGAIQHLAGMKDSKVIVAINKDEEAPIFQVADYGLVADLFQALPELNGKL
- a CDS encoding P27 family phage terminase small subunit; amino-acid sequence: MSGSWVEAEKRLKETPTLLKTPAGYVQPSPWLAIANKNVELMHKFMCELGLSPSSRSRVTTSSPLGPKPWEFSGLEAEDDEFFS
- a CDS encoding site-specific DNA-methyltransferase gives rise to the protein MTTGDRSLQLDYRPLDILIPYARNARTHSEAQVAEIAASIREFGWTNPILVDGENGVVAGHGRLLAARKLGMAQIPVIELAGLSEAQRRAYVIADNRLALNAGWDNELLALEFGDLESLGFDLALTGFGEEEIAALTARGTTGLTDPDAIPAPPATPASRPGDLWVLGNHRLICGDATSEADVARLLGGVSPHLLVTDPPYGVNYDPAWRGKLNGAEGLATGKVANDDRADWREAWALFPGDVAYVWHGALHAGIVAESLEASGFAIRSQIVWDKTRLVIGRGDYHWQHEPAWYAVRKGRKGHWKGDRKQTTVWQIPHRKNDSGHGTQKPVECMRRPIENNSSPGQAVYEPFSGSGTTIIAAEMTGRCCHAIELDPAYVDVAVKRWQSFTGETAMLEGSDASFATVAAERGAQAS
- a CDS encoding phage/plasmid primase, P4 family; its protein translation is MGRRSDNQLSNGAPALSDDALALEFAQAQEDYIRLIPETGSWMVWNGVCWRPDRNTVRETIRRVCREAAAEAEDRNVAMRLASAAKVTAVEALARSDSRLVARAERWDSDPWQLNTLAGIIDLQTGQLEAHDPQRSMTKLAGAVPGGAAPRWERFLGQITEADNDLAAYLQRVAGYCLTGSTREHAMFFLLGRGANGKSVFTSVLSALLGDYASTAATDLLTATHLARHPTELAHLQGQRLVLVPEVERRVRFAENRLKALTGGDQIAARFMRQDFFTYVPQFKLMVTGNQLPLLDGVDEAVRRRLQIIPFRKVVPMVERNPSLIDDLLHERDGIFSWAIEGCREWFRQGLNPPAAVNELARFYLDNQDAIGRFIADRCEVDASLSVGSTTLFKSWLKWADEAGEQASTQRAFVQELQSRGHPPARSATQRLIRGLALREQGDLA
- a CDS encoding DUF2924 domain-containing protein, yielding MTTVSTNDATGRGGRHDDPAVLARLAALKAATAPELKAQWRDLFDSEPPPFNRRYLESRLAYRIQELAYGGLRPETIRRLERLGEELDGGDRKKRSLRADRDRPITGTRLLREWQGEEQVVTVTADGFEWQGRPYKSLSAIARAITGTRWNGWVFFGLKNHRART
- a CDS encoding recombinase family protein, which gives rise to MTKLSENQKIVRKQRCAIYTRKSSEEGLEQEFNSLHAQREACEAFIASQRSERWVLVRDQYDDGGISGGTLDRPGLQRLLEDIEDGLVDVVVVYKIDRLSRSLADFAKLVEVFDRNGVTFVSVTQSFNTTTSMGRLTLNILLSFAQFEREVTAERIRDKFAASRKKGMWMGGMPPYGYHALNRKLVIDDEAAAHVRWIFARFLEIGSGTELAREVAQRGIRTTRGNRIDKKYIYRMLNNRAYIGEAVHKGDSYPGEHDAIIDRETWDRVHAILQESPRKRAARTRAETPALLKGLLFGPDGAAFSPTHTRKGGKLYRYYVSQTVLKHGAGSCPVGRVPAGEIESAVIDQLRAVFRQPEIVAGTWKAARVHADGITESDARAALQQLDPLWDELFPAEQARIVTLLVERVDIGTDGLSVRLRVDGLGGLTREMLTADIGEAA